The window gtatattgctattgctttcttcatgacttatacatgtacctgtaactatgagattatgcaactcccgtttatcggaggaacactttgggtgctaccaaacgtcgcaacgtaactgggtgattataaaggagtactacaggtgtctccgaaggtacatgttgggttggcgtatttcgagattaggttttgtcactccgattgtcggagaggtatctctgggccctctcggtaatgcacatcactataagccttgcaagcaatgtagctaatgagttagttacggaatgatgcattacgtaatgagtaaagagacttgccagtaacgagattgaactaggtattggataccgacgatcgaatctcgggcaagtaacatactgatgacaaagggaacaacgtatgttgttatgcggtttgaccgataaagatcttcgtagaatatgtaggagccaatatgggcatccaggtcccactattggttattgaccggaaacgtgtttcggtcatgtctacatagttctcgaactcgtagggtccgcacgcttaaggtttcgatgacagttttattatgagtttatgagttttgatgtaccgaaggagttcggagtcctggatgagatcggggacatgacgaggagtctcgaaatggtcgagacgtaaagatcgatatattggacaactatattcggacatcgaaagggTTCCGAAtggttcgggtattttcgggggtaccgaaaagttacgggaatacgaggaagaagtaatgagcctcatgggccaagtggtggaagagaggaggcagggcgcgcgcccccctagcccaaaccgaattggactagggggccgggccccctttccttcttttccTCCCTCTCGCCCCCTTCAACGTTCGACCGCCCGCTCAAACCTCAAGAAACAAGAACCGAGAGTGGGGAAATCCCCAAATCCCCAAATCCCGAGCTCCCTCCCATGGACATGGAGAGCGACGAGGCCGCCGCGCGCTCCCTCGCGGCCGTCCCCGGAGGCGGCGGGAGTGATTTCTTGAGCCGCCTCCCCGACCACCTCCTCGTCGACATCCTCCTCCGCCTCTGCACCAAGGATGCCGTCGCGACGACCGTCCTCTCCAGGCGATGGCGCGCCGTATGGCCTGGGCTCCCCCACCTCAACTTCGACGGCGTCGACCCCTCCGTACCCGCCCGTGCGCTCGCTTCCTACCAGGACCTCGCCGCGTTCGACATCCAGCGCCTCGCCGTCTCGCCCAATCAGGTGGACGCGCAGGAGACCTCCGCCTGGCTTGCCCTCGCCGCGCCCCGCCTCACTGGCCCGCTACACTTAGACATCAGCCGTGCTCTTTCGGAGGAGGCATTGGATGACCTCCTCATGGCGGACGAGGTCGATGACACGACCAGGAGGCCTTGGAGTTCCCCTGCTTTGTCAGAGCCACGGAGATTCGACTTGACCTGGCGTTTCTTGCCCCGGTGTTGCCACCAATTGGCGTCTTCGAGGCGCTTAGGTCGATCTTCCTGCATAATTTTCGATGCCAAGGCCAGATCATCTTCAACGACATGGTGTTTCCTTTCCTGCAACA is drawn from Triticum dicoccoides isolate Atlit2015 ecotype Zavitan chromosome 6B, WEW_v2.0, whole genome shotgun sequence and contains these coding sequences:
- the LOC119326563 gene encoding LOW QUALITY PROTEIN: putative F-box/FBD/LRR-repeat protein At4g03220 (The sequence of the model RefSeq protein was modified relative to this genomic sequence to represent the inferred CDS: inserted 1 base in 1 codon; substituted 1 base at 1 genomic stop codon), translated to MDMESDEAAARSLAAVPGGGGSDFLSRLPDHLLVDILLRLCTKDAVATTVLSRRWRAVWPGLPHLNFDGVDPSVPARALASYQDLAAFDIQRLAVSPNQVDAQETSAWLALAAPRLTGPLHLDISRALSEEALDDLLXGGRGRXHDQEALEFPCFVRATEIRLDLAFLAPVLPPIGVFEALRSIFLHNFRCQGQIIFNDMVFPFLQHLTMNRARCLNVLINSNALVSVHLSYFMLLQQLAIMAPGLQQLEVLCCFYDAPIPVANITVESLEVLSWDGPYDAEFVHFGEMPCLWRLRAPPIFTLRWEEFQMAQICARFLNRFAAVNQLELHMSLGVSLLSWIHFLQSPLELKLPRYDRIDFLFQ